The following are encoded together in the Aerococcus mictus genome:
- the recU gene encoding Holliday junction resolvase RecU, with protein sequence MYYPNGKKYHKAPSLNKHSRRQPKTIYAKRGMLLEDMLNDSNAWYLSHDLAVIHKKPTPIQVVHVDYPNRQHAKITEAYYRQASTTDYNGVYQGRYIDFEAKQTKTKTRFPLNNFHDHQIKHMEKCSQQGGISFVILHFTTLSQSYLYPLSALLEDWQAFQEGQKASISLKRIKNHGYLIKIGYQPPLDYLAALDKYLQNNN encoded by the coding sequence ATGTATTATCCCAATGGGAAGAAGTACCATAAAGCTCCCTCGCTGAATAAGCATTCAAGACGTCAGCCAAAGACAATTTATGCTAAAAGAGGCATGTTGCTGGAGGACATGTTAAATGATTCCAATGCCTGGTATCTATCTCATGACTTGGCAGTTATCCATAAAAAACCAACGCCTATACAAGTGGTCCATGTCGATTATCCCAATCGTCAACATGCTAAAATCACGGAGGCCTACTATCGACAAGCCTCAACCACTGATTATAATGGAGTCTACCAAGGCAGGTATATTGATTTTGAAGCCAAGCAAACAAAAACAAAAACCCGTTTTCCCCTCAATAACTTCCATGACCATCAGATTAAACACATGGAAAAATGTAGTCAGCAAGGAGGTATAAGTTTTGTTATCTTACATTTCACCACCTTGTCGCAAAGCTATCTATACCCGCTTAGTGCTTTATTAGAGGACTGGCAAGCTTTTCAAGAGGGGCAAAAAGCTTCAATTAGTCTCAAACGCATCAAAAACCATGGTTATTTGATTAAAATCGGATACCAACCTCCCCTCGATTATTTAGCTGCTCTGGATAAGTATTTACAAAATAACAATTAA
- a CDS encoding uracil-DNA glycosylase, with the protein MHTIINNQWQEALDPVFESPAYQRLREFLKDEYRNRVIYPDMWHIYEAFKLTPFDQVKVVILGQDPYHEPHQAHGLSFSVQKGVAIPPSLNNIYQELSTDVGFQPVHHGNLTEWAEQGVLLLNSVLTVRQGKAHSHRGRGWEEVTDFAIQQLNKRNQRVVFILWGNAAKSKRRFIDENKHAVLTSVHPSPLSAYRGFFGSRPFSKANQLLIESGQSPINWQLTE; encoded by the coding sequence GTGCATACAATCATTAATAACCAATGGCAAGAGGCCTTAGATCCAGTTTTTGAAAGTCCTGCTTACCAAAGATTAAGAGAGTTTCTAAAAGATGAATATCGTAATCGGGTGATCTATCCAGATATGTGGCACATCTATGAGGCCTTTAAGTTAACCCCTTTTGACCAGGTAAAAGTCGTTATTTTGGGACAAGACCCTTATCATGAACCTCATCAAGCCCATGGACTAAGTTTTTCGGTACAGAAAGGTGTGGCGATTCCGCCTTCCTTAAACAATATCTACCAAGAGCTAAGCACTGATGTTGGTTTTCAACCTGTTCACCATGGAAATTTGACTGAGTGGGCCGAGCAAGGGGTCTTATTATTAAACTCTGTTTTAACAGTACGCCAAGGCAAGGCCCATTCACATCGCGGACGGGGTTGGGAAGAAGTCACCGACTTTGCTATCCAACAATTAAATAAGCGTAATCAACGGGTTGTCTTTATCTTATGGGGAAATGCGGCTAAGTCGAAGAGACGATTTATCGATGAAAATAAGCATGCCGTTCTAACTTCTGTCCATCCTAGTCCCTTATCAGCTTATCGAGGTTTCTTTGGGTCCCGACCCTTTTCGAAGGCTAACCAACTCTTAATTGAGAGTGGGCAAAGTCCAATTAATTGGCAACTTACTGAATAA
- a CDS encoding Cof-type HAD-IIB family hydrolase has protein sequence MLELIVSDMDGTLLDGTMHIHPRNREAIMHTYQLGIPFIVATGRNFHEAKVLLDEAGIRCPIIGLNGAILFDREGEVEYEIDLDDQVAKEIILYGREHGYYMEAMTSKNVYSNSKHQRLHYIADMIQRMSPELSFEETLSRASQSNEVNSIEYIDDLTDLIEKEGQHILKLVFIHEKGPQVLHPIQQELSHRYDNIYITSSFKSNLEISAKTANKGGAVAKYCQAHGYNPKNIMAIGDNLNDLKMLEMAGYSFAMANADPAVKEIADYVTGPHTEGGVADAIYKALDLSQTNTQWEKAPYGD, from the coding sequence ATGCTGGAATTAATTGTTTCTGATATGGACGGAACATTGTTGGACGGGACCATGCACATCCACCCACGCAATCGTGAGGCCATCATGCATACCTACCAATTAGGTATCCCATTTATCGTTGCTACCGGAAGAAACTTCCACGAAGCCAAGGTACTATTAGACGAAGCCGGTATTCGTTGCCCAATTATCGGTTTAAATGGTGCCATTCTTTTTGATCGAGAAGGTGAGGTAGAGTATGAAATTGACTTAGATGACCAAGTTGCTAAAGAGATTATTCTCTACGGACGTGAACATGGTTATTACATGGAAGCCATGACTTCAAAGAACGTCTACTCCAATTCAAAGCACCAACGCCTTCATTATATTGCAGATATGATTCAAAGAATGTCTCCTGAATTGAGCTTTGAAGAAACCCTTAGTCGAGCCAGTCAATCGAATGAGGTTAACTCAATTGAATATATTGATGATTTAACTGACCTCATTGAAAAAGAAGGCCAGCACATCCTCAAATTAGTCTTTATTCATGAAAAGGGACCGCAAGTCCTCCACCCGATTCAGCAGGAATTAAGTCACCGCTATGATAACATTTATATTACCTCTTCTTTTAAGTCAAACTTGGAAATTTCAGCTAAGACAGCCAATAAAGGTGGGGCTGTCGCCAAGTACTGCCAAGCCCATGGCTATAATCCTAAAAATATCATGGCTATTGGGGATAATTTGAATGATCTAAAAATGCTGGAAATGGCTGGCTATAGCTTCGCCATGGCTAATGCTGATCCCGCCGTTAAAGAAATTGCTGACTATGTCACCGGTCCTCATACCGAAGGCGGTGTCGCTGATGCCATCTATAAAGCCTTGGATTTGAGTCAGACTAATACACAATGGGAAAAAGCACCCTATGGCGACTAA
- a CDS encoding ABC-F family ATP-binding cassette domain-containing protein, with translation MLQVSNVSLHFSDRKLYDNVNLKFNPGNCYGIIGANGAGKSTFLKILSGEIAPSTGEVSKEANERISVLNQDHFAFEEYSPIDTVIMGNKELYQIREEKDAIYAKSDFSEEDGIRAGELEAQFAEMNGWEAESEASQLLQGLGIAEDKHYQLMSELEERDKVKVLLAQALFGNPDILLLDEPTNGLDADSIEWLAEYIINFPNAVIVVSHDRYFLNQVCTHICDVDFGKIKLYVGNYDFWKQSSELAAKLQADANAKKEEKVKELKAFIARFSANASKSKQATSRKKMLDKIELDDIQPSSRKYPYVGFEPEREIGNDVLTVEGLSKTIDGVKVLDNITFHLKNDDKVAFVSRNDVAVTTLFQILMGEMEPDSGSFKWGITTSQSYLPRDTSKEFDNSDQSILNWLFQYAKTPEEQDNTFLRSFLGRMLFSGDDVNKHVNVLSGGEKVRCMLSKMMLSKANVLVMDNPTNHLDLESISSLNDGLIRFKGVLLFSSHDREFLSTIANRVIHVSPNGLVDRIDTGYEEYLNNEDTQARVNALYQD, from the coding sequence ATGTTACAAGTTTCAAATGTTAGCCTACATTTTTCTGACCGCAAACTTTACGATAATGTCAATTTAAAATTTAATCCTGGAAATTGTTACGGTATCATCGGTGCCAATGGAGCCGGTAAGTCAACCTTCCTTAAAATCCTATCGGGAGAAATTGCCCCTTCTACTGGTGAAGTCAGTAAAGAAGCCAATGAGCGCATTTCGGTCTTGAACCAAGACCACTTTGCCTTTGAAGAATATAGCCCAATTGATACAGTCATCATGGGAAATAAAGAACTCTACCAAATAAGAGAAGAGAAAGATGCCATTTATGCAAAAAGTGACTTCAGTGAAGAAGATGGTATTCGCGCCGGTGAACTTGAAGCCCAATTTGCGGAAATGAACGGTTGGGAGGCTGAATCCGAAGCTTCTCAATTACTCCAAGGTTTAGGAATTGCAGAAGACAAACACTATCAACTGATGAGTGAACTCGAAGAACGCGATAAAGTTAAGGTACTCTTAGCTCAAGCCCTCTTTGGAAATCCTGATATTCTCTTACTCGACGAACCAACCAATGGTTTAGATGCGGATTCTATCGAATGGCTAGCTGAATATATTATTAACTTTCCTAATGCAGTTATCGTGGTTTCCCATGACCGCTATTTCTTAAACCAAGTATGTACCCATATCTGTGATGTTGACTTTGGTAAAATTAAACTTTACGTGGGGAACTACGACTTTTGGAAACAATCCAGTGAGTTAGCAGCCAAATTACAAGCCGACGCCAACGCCAAAAAAGAAGAAAAAGTTAAAGAATTAAAGGCCTTTATCGCTCGTTTCTCAGCCAATGCTTCTAAATCAAAGCAAGCAACTTCTCGTAAGAAAATGCTCGATAAGATCGAACTCGATGATATTCAACCATCTAGCCGTAAGTATCCCTATGTTGGCTTTGAACCAGAACGTGAAATTGGTAATGACGTCTTAACCGTTGAAGGCCTCTCTAAGACAATCGATGGCGTCAAAGTGTTAGACAATATTACCTTCCACCTGAAAAATGATGATAAGGTAGCCTTTGTCAGTCGCAATGATGTCGCTGTTACTACCCTTTTCCAAATTTTAATGGGTGAAATGGAGCCGGATTCTGGTAGCTTCAAGTGGGGAATAACCACCAGTCAAAGTTACCTGCCACGCGACACCTCAAAAGAGTTTGATAACAGTGACCAATCGATATTAAACTGGCTCTTCCAATACGCTAAGACGCCTGAAGAACAAGACAATACTTTCTTGAGAAGCTTCTTAGGTCGCATGCTCTTTTCCGGTGATGACGTGAATAAACACGTCAATGTGCTATCTGGGGGCGAAAAAGTCCGCTGCATGCTCTCTAAAATGATGCTGTCTAAGGCTAACGTCCTAGTAATGGATAATCCGACTAACCACCTTGACCTGGAATCGATTTCCAGCTTGAATGATGGCTTAATCCGCTTTAAAGGCGTCCTATTATTCTCATCCCACGATAGAGAATTTCTTTCAACCATTGCTAACCGGGTGATCCATGTCAGTCCTAACGGCTTAGTTGACCGGATTGATACCGGTTATGAAGAGTATTTAAACAATGAAGATACTCAAGCTAGAGTTAACGCCTTATACCAAGATTAA
- a CDS encoding transglycosylase domain-containing protein, whose amino-acid sequence MTLLSTHYPHNRRRTSSLNKEEKTRQRKNNNFSNKPLWQKILLIGLGAVGSVFIILAIIALIWIAQAPEISEGDLQGSVASVVYDNQGNEVFETSQNERIIVEGDEISQETFDAVTSIEDRRFLKHRGVDPIRIMGSLFANLRAGGIAQGGSTLTQQLVKLSVFSTNESDRTYKRKVQELWLALQLESQFSKQEIFEYYINKVYMANGVYGIGTAANIYYGKPLTELSLDQTALLAGMPQAPNEYDPYHNPDKAKERRDTVLYTMLDNNTITQEEYQEAINQPIDHGLLPLNEQIDTNNQQKLMLDSYIQQVAADVKAAGYDLYSDGLKVYTHLDMQAQTFLHQTAEDSNGLLFDNDNIQTAVSVLDTSNSHIIALFGGRHLENQLGLNRATQLNRSVGSSIKPLSAYGPAFEYLNYSPGQTEKDEPYQYSSGTKVYNWDRQYQGTMTLRTALKNSRNIPAIKVFQDVGPERADEFLKKLGITLNDGKGLVESNAIGGEMTPLQLSVAYAAMGNNGQYNEAKAVDYFITTDGEEVDVQGESHEAMKDSTAYMLTSVLKDTFKSGLSFWIHNPNIHEAGKTGTTNYTDDQVRQLNIPAGAVPDHWASGYTKNHTVTVWTGHDEPYQENGYLTRAQQQIADRLYRQVMDHLESRNPSSDWTQPDSVHTVDLIFGSKPLRLANPGAGHSVRDLVNNELYQELKQNYGRQTTIDIDSNSYTESSEEVETYISRESESQIEESSHSGLEEGHSDSELSEIEDSTSSYPKEDAPNTDRGNESGLQNPPRETPSSQREPSVSPGNSQGEGYSRRTIYRSGGDSGLPNAS is encoded by the coding sequence GTGACTCTTTTGTCTACTCATTATCCCCATAATAGAAGGCGTACCTCTAGCTTAAATAAAGAGGAAAAGACACGACAAAGAAAAAATAATAATTTTAGCAATAAGCCCTTGTGGCAGAAAATATTACTGATTGGCCTTGGCGCTGTAGGCAGTGTCTTTATTATTTTAGCTATTATTGCCCTGATCTGGATTGCCCAAGCACCAGAAATTAGCGAAGGCGATTTACAAGGTTCAGTAGCCTCTGTCGTATATGATAACCAAGGAAACGAAGTCTTTGAAACCAGTCAAAATGAGCGGATTATTGTCGAAGGCGATGAAATCTCTCAAGAAACCTTTGACGCAGTGACTTCAATAGAAGATCGTCGCTTTCTCAAACACCGCGGTGTCGACCCTATCCGTATTATGGGCTCTTTATTTGCAAACCTAAGAGCAGGTGGGATTGCCCAAGGCGGTTCTACCCTTACCCAACAATTAGTGAAACTATCTGTTTTCTCTACAAATGAATCGGATCGAACCTATAAGAGAAAGGTCCAAGAGTTATGGTTGGCCTTACAGTTAGAATCACAATTTTCTAAACAGGAAATTTTTGAATACTACATTAATAAGGTTTATATGGCTAATGGTGTCTACGGTATTGGTACCGCCGCAAATATCTATTATGGCAAGCCTTTAACCGAGCTGAGCCTAGATCAAACTGCGCTTTTAGCCGGGATGCCGCAAGCACCAAATGAATACGATCCTTACCATAATCCTGATAAAGCCAAAGAGCGTCGTGATACCGTGCTCTACACCATGTTAGATAATAACACCATCACTCAAGAAGAGTACCAAGAAGCGATTAACCAGCCCATCGATCACGGGTTACTCCCGCTTAATGAACAGATTGATACCAATAATCAACAGAAATTGATGCTGGACTCCTATATTCAGCAAGTCGCTGCCGACGTTAAAGCGGCAGGCTACGACCTTTACTCCGATGGTTTAAAAGTCTATACTCATCTAGATATGCAAGCACAAACTTTCCTACATCAAACTGCTGAAGATAGCAATGGTTTACTTTTCGATAATGATAATATCCAAACAGCGGTATCCGTTCTAGACACCAGCAATAGTCATATCATTGCCCTATTCGGGGGTCGCCATTTAGAAAACCAATTGGGACTAAATCGGGCTACCCAGTTAAATCGTAGTGTCGGTTCATCCATAAAACCCTTATCTGCCTATGGACCTGCCTTTGAATATTTAAATTATTCACCAGGTCAAACTGAAAAAGATGAACCTTATCAATACTCAAGTGGCACCAAAGTTTATAACTGGGACCGTCAATATCAAGGAACCATGACCTTAAGAACAGCCTTGAAGAACTCAAGAAATATCCCTGCTATCAAAGTCTTCCAAGATGTTGGTCCAGAACGTGCCGACGAATTTCTAAAGAAATTAGGAATTACTTTGAATGATGGCAAAGGTCTGGTTGAATCCAATGCTATCGGTGGAGAAATGACTCCCTTACAATTAAGCGTTGCCTATGCTGCAATGGGGAATAATGGTCAATATAATGAAGCTAAAGCCGTTGATTACTTCATTACTACAGACGGAGAAGAAGTTGATGTTCAAGGTGAATCCCATGAAGCGATGAAAGATTCCACGGCCTACATGCTAACCTCTGTCCTAAAAGATACCTTTAAATCAGGTTTATCTTTCTGGATTCATAATCCTAATATCCATGAGGCTGGTAAAACTGGGACGACCAATTACACGGATGACCAAGTTCGCCAATTGAATATTCCAGCCGGAGCTGTCCCCGATCACTGGGCCAGCGGTTACACCAAAAACCATACAGTAACAGTATGGACTGGGCATGATGAGCCTTACCAGGAAAATGGTTACTTAACGAGAGCTCAACAGCAAATTGCGGATCGCCTATACCGGCAAGTAATGGATCACTTAGAAAGTAGAAATCCAAGTAGCGATTGGACCCAACCTGACTCCGTCCATACAGTTGATTTAATATTTGGCTCAAAACCACTCCGCTTAGCTAATCCAGGCGCTGGTCATAGTGTACGAGACTTAGTCAATAATGAATTGTATCAAGAACTTAAGCAAAATTATGGCAGACAAACCACCATCGATATTGACTCCAATTCTTACACTGAAAGTAGCGAAGAAGTCGAAACTTACATTTCAAGAGAAAGTGAAAGTCAAATCGAAGAAAGTAGTCATTCCGGACTGGAAGAAGGCCACTCAGATAGTGAATTATCTGAGATTGAAGATTCGACCTCATCTTATCCAAAAGAGGATGCACCTAACACAGATCGAGGCAATGAATCTGGTTTACAAAATCCACCTAGAGAAACACCAAGCTCTCAAAGAGAACCTAGTGTGAGTCCAGGAAATAGCCAAGGAGAAGGTTATAGTCGACGGACCATTTACAGGTCGGGAGGCGATAGTGGACTGCCTAATGCCAGTTAA
- a CDS encoding ATP-grasp domain-containing protein: MNFVYISPYFPQNFQEFAVKLHQNGATVLGIGSEAYDILPASLKEALTEYYRVDNLEDTLAVKKAVAFFFHKYGPIDQIESQEEYWLELDAQLREQFNIVGMKPKEMKKIKHKSEMKKYFKKAKCPVAKGRLVRTKVSLNRAAKALGYPVVLKPDVGVGAGNTYRIDNDNDLEKFEAQWDHTTPYFMEEFIEGGQLCTFDGLLDQEGNIVWYGSLTYEEPTLDWVNGDRDGVYWIEKEVDPKLKEIGENVVKAFGIKERFFHIEFFRMPDNSYLGIEYNNRAVGGFGHDAYDYAHSIDLYDMYAKVVLDKEIPANPNNSRYCVVTFRQADKNYQHSVADIKERYANDVKAVKDLPKVYHDLLGSQLFAILCDNDNERQAITDYIRA; the protein is encoded by the coding sequence ATGAATTTTGTCTATATTTCCCCATATTTTCCTCAAAATTTCCAAGAATTCGCTGTTAAACTTCATCAAAATGGTGCAACAGTATTGGGCATTGGGAGTGAAGCCTATGATATCCTACCAGCCTCCCTTAAAGAAGCCCTGACGGAATATTACCGAGTGGATAATTTAGAAGATACTCTAGCTGTGAAGAAGGCAGTGGCCTTTTTCTTCCATAAATATGGTCCAATCGACCAGATAGAATCCCAAGAAGAATATTGGTTAGAACTAGATGCTCAATTACGTGAGCAATTTAACATTGTTGGGATGAAACCAAAGGAAATGAAAAAAATAAAACACAAATCAGAAATGAAAAAATACTTTAAGAAGGCTAAGTGCCCAGTAGCTAAGGGACGTTTAGTTAGAACTAAAGTTAGCCTGAATCGGGCAGCTAAGGCCTTAGGTTATCCAGTTGTCTTAAAACCAGATGTTGGGGTAGGTGCTGGTAATACTTACCGAATTGATAACGATAATGACTTGGAAAAATTTGAAGCCCAATGGGACCACACGACGCCTTACTTTATGGAAGAGTTTATTGAAGGTGGGCAGTTATGTACTTTTGATGGATTATTGGACCAAGAAGGAAATATTGTTTGGTATGGAAGTCTAACCTATGAAGAACCGACCTTGGATTGGGTCAATGGTGACCGTGATGGAGTCTACTGGATTGAAAAAGAAGTCGATCCAAAACTCAAAGAAATTGGCGAAAATGTCGTTAAAGCCTTTGGAATTAAGGAGCGTTTCTTCCATATCGAATTCTTCCGGATGCCGGATAATTCTTATCTGGGAATTGAATATAATAACCGTGCTGTTGGTGGCTTCGGTCATGATGCCTATGACTACGCTCATAGTATCGACTTATACGATATGTATGCCAAGGTTGTTTTAGATAAAGAAATTCCTGCTAACCCCAATAATTCACGCTATTGTGTGGTGACATTTAGGCAGGCAGATAAAAATTACCAACATTCAGTTGCTGACATTAAGGAACGCTATGCTAATGATGTTAAAGCCGTTAAAGACCTGCCTAAGGTCTACCATGATTTGTTAGGTAGTCAGTTATTTGCTATCCTATGTGACAATGACAACGAGCGTCAAGCAATTACGGATTACATCCGTGCCTAG
- a CDS encoding low molecular weight protein-tyrosine-phosphatase gives MATKSPNWQKLKERLKSNWQKLIAPKGKSILFVCLANICRSPLAEALLREKIKQAHFSQSIKVDSASIENWRNGDKADSRVIQLLKEHHIPYQGLKSRLLKPMDAKRFDLIICMDTTIYDATRERLGESYFSKIVPFSHFLEDQADVDDPMLTKDFQTTYQQIDRGTDKIIHYLQNNTMNQSASDSKIQ, from the coding sequence ATGGCGACTAAGTCCCCTAACTGGCAGAAGCTTAAAGAGCGGCTAAAGTCTAACTGGCAAAAATTAATTGCCCCAAAAGGCAAAAGCATACTTTTTGTGTGTTTGGCTAATATTTGTCGTTCTCCATTAGCAGAAGCCCTGCTACGTGAAAAAATTAAGCAAGCCCACTTCTCGCAGTCCATAAAAGTTGATTCCGCTTCCATTGAAAATTGGCGCAATGGTGATAAGGCGGATTCTCGTGTAATACAGCTGCTCAAGGAACATCACATACCCTATCAAGGACTAAAGAGTCGCCTTCTCAAGCCCATGGATGCTAAGCGTTTCGATTTGATTATCTGTATGGATACTACCATCTATGATGCCACTAGAGAGCGTCTGGGAGAAAGTTATTTTTCTAAAATCGTGCCCTTCTCTCATTTTCTTGAAGACCAGGCTGACGTTGATGATCCGATGTTAACCAAAGACTTTCAAACCACCTACCAACAAATTGACCGAGGAACTGATAAAATTATTCACTACCTCCAAAATAATACAATGAATCAATCAGCCAGTGATAGTAAAATTCAATAA
- a CDS encoding alpha/beta hydrolase: protein MYQEHHNLKSSHPDKHPLDYYSWTADHPEAIIHYVHGMSESALRYQPMGEWFQSQGITFIAHDQVGHGPYAKAHDSLGYFGPYNMKLILVEDLYRVICDVKAVNPNVPYFLIGHSMGSFISRLFLQKYSHMVSGAILSGSADHSCVIELGKLLSPLLTKLSRPQATNFFLHRFLFGGLFTQFKRRPSERDLRILKYWYPQPEKVDYPLDGFPFTNDGFWHLIRLVDSATKKGWAKTIDPHLPLYFMNGANDFLLGPKKNFLAPTRN, encoded by the coding sequence ATGTATCAAGAACATCACAATTTAAAGTCTTCCCATCCCGATAAACACCCCTTAGATTACTATAGCTGGACAGCAGACCATCCCGAGGCCATCATTCACTATGTACACGGTATGTCTGAAAGTGCCCTCCGCTATCAGCCCATGGGAGAATGGTTTCAGTCTCAAGGCATCACATTCATTGCCCATGATCAAGTTGGGCATGGTCCCTATGCCAAAGCCCATGATTCCCTAGGCTATTTTGGGCCCTATAATATGAAGTTAATTCTGGTAGAAGACCTCTACCGCGTGATTTGCGATGTCAAAGCGGTTAATCCCAATGTTCCTTATTTTCTGATTGGGCATTCCATGGGGTCTTTTATCAGTCGGCTTTTCCTACAAAAATACAGTCACATGGTCTCCGGAGCCATTCTCTCCGGTAGCGCCGATCATTCTTGTGTAATTGAATTGGGAAAATTATTGAGTCCCCTGTTGACCAAGCTTAGTCGTCCCCAAGCGACCAATTTCTTTTTGCACCGATTCTTATTTGGTGGACTTTTTACCCAGTTTAAACGTCGGCCTAGTGAGCGCGATTTACGGATCTTGAAATACTGGTACCCTCAACCAGAAAAAGTAGACTATCCCCTGGATGGTTTTCCTTTTACTAATGATGGCTTTTGGCATTTAATTAGGTTAGTCGACTCCGCTACCAAAAAGGGTTGGGCTAAGACGATTGACCCCCATCTCCCCCTGTATTTTATGAATGGGGCCAATGATTTTTTGCTAGGTCCAAAAAAAAACTTTCTGGCGCCTACCAGGAATTGA
- a CDS encoding BlaI/MecI/CopY family transcriptional regulator, translated as MTKKNSITDSEHQVLRVIWAQGATTSRFVIDSLSEKTGWKPTTIKTLLHRLVNKGYLATEKKGGQYLYHPLISEASSQVADINNLLKQHCRTHADQLIIDMIQQSDLDQSMQDNIFQALKDKELVPTVTCHCIPGQCECHKDIG; from the coding sequence ATGACAAAGAAAAACTCCATAACCGACAGTGAGCATCAAGTTCTCCGGGTGATTTGGGCTCAAGGAGCAACCACCAGTCGTTTTGTAATCGATAGCCTCAGCGAAAAGACGGGTTGGAAACCCACAACCATCAAAACCCTCTTACATCGTTTAGTCAATAAAGGCTATCTAGCGACTGAAAAAAAAGGAGGACAGTATCTCTACCATCCTCTAATTTCTGAAGCAAGTAGCCAAGTGGCTGATATTAATAATTTACTCAAGCAACATTGTCGCACCCACGCCGATCAATTAATCATTGACATGATCCAACAAAGTGATCTGGACCAAAGCATGCAAGACAATATTTTCCAAGCCCTAAAGGATAAAGAACTTGTCCCAACTGTCACTTGTCATTGCATCCCTGGCCAATGCGAGTGTCACAAAGATATTGGGTAA
- a CDS encoding HAD family hydrolase: MKSVVIFDMDGTLIDTESVYLKAYQEVFQARGIEFTDQEYIDQHAGRTAAACLQALVEKTGSQDLAKTLFNEAEQRFVEIEAESGIDNKAGLQETLEALKDMEVTIHVASSSNRSEVISRLKGAGISSYIDGFTSGDEVTHSKPHPEIFLKALEKTGQSKDSALIIEDSVAGVEAGFRSGIDTIMVPDLVAASEKNKAQALAIVDRLDDILNYVK; encoded by the coding sequence GTGAAATCAGTTGTTATCTTTGATATGGATGGAACCTTAATTGATACAGAATCCGTCTACCTTAAGGCCTATCAAGAGGTCTTTCAAGCGCGAGGAATAGAATTTACCGATCAGGAATATATCGACCAGCATGCCGGTCGCACAGCAGCAGCCTGCTTACAGGCCCTAGTGGAAAAAACGGGCAGCCAAGATTTAGCCAAAACGCTTTTCAATGAAGCAGAGCAAAGATTTGTTGAAATTGAGGCTGAATCCGGTATCGACAATAAAGCCGGTTTACAAGAGACTCTCGAGGCTCTTAAAGACATGGAAGTTACCATCCATGTGGCTTCTTCCAGTAACCGCTCAGAAGTGATTTCCAGGTTAAAAGGAGCTGGAATTAGTTCCTACATCGATGGTTTTACTTCTGGGGATGAAGTTACACATTCTAAGCCTCATCCTGAAATCTTTTTAAAGGCCTTAGAGAAGACGGGGCAAAGTAAGGATAGTGCTTTAATTATTGAAGACTCCGTAGCAGGGGTTGAAGCTGGTTTTCGTTCGGGGATTGATACCATCATGGTGCCTGACTTGGTCGCAGCTAGTGAGAAAAATAAGGCGCAGGCGCTTGCCATTGTTGACCGCCTAGACGATATCCTTAACTATGTCAAATAA